The following coding sequences are from one Rhodobiaceae bacterium window:
- the cspA gene encoding cold shock protein CspA produces the protein MTTGTVKFFNASKGFGFIEPEDGGKDAFVHISAVERAGLSTLNEGQKVSYELEPGRDGKSSAENISVVD, from the coding sequence ATGACAACCGGAACAGTTAAATTCTTCAACGCTTCTAAAGGCTTCGGCTTCATTGAGCCAGAAGATGGCGGCAAAGACGCATTCGTGCACATTTCTGCTGTTGAACGCGCAGGTCTCTCAACACTCAACGAAGGCCAGAAGGTCTCTTATGAGCTTGAGCCAGGCCGCGACGGCAAGTCTTCTGCTGAGAACATCTCAGTCGTCGACTAA
- the cspA gene encoding cold shock protein CspA, translated as MPTGTVKFFNATKGYGFIEPEDGSKDAFVHISAVERAGLSTLNEGQKVSFELEVGRNGKSSAENLSVVE; from the coding sequence ATGCCTACAGGCACAGTCAAATTTTTCAACGCAACCAAAGGCTACGGCTTCATCGAGCCAGAAGACGGCAGCAAAGATGCATTTGTGCACATTTCTGCTGTTGAGCGTGCAGGTCTCTCCACGCTGAACGAAGGCCAGAAAGTTTCTTTCGAGCTGGAAGTCGGCCGCAATGGCAAGTCTTCCGCTGAGAACCTCTCGGTTGTTGAATAA
- a CDS encoding YjbR, whose protein sequence is MTYEQYNKFCGSLPATTHVVQWGGSHVWKVGGKVFAIGGWDEATSGKPKAAVTFKVSKIAFEMLKEEPGLRPAPYLASRGMSWIQNYEKPGLSDKDLKAYIKESHRIVSLGLSKKKQKELGLNQGG, encoded by the coding sequence TTGACCTATGAGCAATATAACAAGTTCTGCGGCAGCCTTCCGGCGACCACTCACGTGGTGCAGTGGGGTGGGTCTCACGTCTGGAAAGTGGGCGGCAAGGTTTTTGCCATTGGCGGCTGGGATGAGGCCACGTCAGGAAAACCCAAGGCTGCGGTGACCTTCAAAGTCTCCAAGATTGCCTTTGAGATGTTGAAGGAAGAGCCGGGCTTGCGCCCCGCACCTTATCTCGCTTCGCGCGGCATGAGCTGGATCCAGAATTACGAGAAGCCCGGCCTCTCCGACAAGGATCTCAAGGCCTATATCAAAGAGTCTCACCGGATCGTGTCGCTCGGACTTTCGAAGAAGAAACAGAAAGAACTGGGTCTCAATCAGGGGGGGTGA
- the ufaA1 gene encoding tuberculostearic acid methyltransferase UfaA1, whose amino-acid sequence MSLWPLNNLLNTFVQKGRLTVFDVDGSQHEFGTAGEGDEAVHVTMRLHDKALKWKLFLNPELIAAEAYMDGGLSFEAGSGCYDLLFLFSINRGPLASHKVQGGLRRFWRSMRRRQQANDVDNAKKQARSHYDLSTEMYQLFLDEELNYTCAFYETPETSLEDAQAAKLTRATAKLGLKPGMTVLEIGGGWGAFAIRMAKEGAHVTSLNVSPEQVAIAEQKAEEAGVSDRVDFVLKDYREYEGQFDRVVSVGMMEHVGIGHFDDYFGTVRDLLKPDGYAFIHSIGRSTQPGTTGPFFRKYIFPGGYVPALSETFEALERQGLWVDDMEVLRLHYYYTLRDWRTRFTANRAKAAELYDERFCRMWEFYLGAAELGFLHGSNMVFQLLLSPARDAVPLNRNFIVDAERAMIARDATGQDSSNT is encoded by the coding sequence ATGAGTCTGTGGCCACTAAACAATCTGCTGAATACGTTTGTTCAGAAGGGGCGGCTGACCGTCTTTGACGTGGATGGGTCTCAGCACGAATTCGGGACCGCAGGCGAGGGCGACGAGGCGGTGCATGTCACCATGCGACTGCATGATAAGGCGCTTAAGTGGAAGCTCTTCCTCAATCCGGAATTGATTGCCGCTGAGGCTTACATGGATGGCGGCCTTAGCTTTGAGGCAGGGTCCGGCTGCTACGACCTTCTCTTTCTCTTTTCCATCAATCGCGGGCCGCTTGCGAGCCATAAGGTGCAGGGCGGGCTGCGACGTTTCTGGCGGTCCATGCGTCGGCGCCAGCAGGCGAATGATGTAGACAATGCGAAGAAACAGGCGCGCTCCCACTATGACCTTTCAACGGAGATGTATCAGCTCTTCCTGGATGAGGAGCTGAACTATACCTGCGCGTTTTATGAGACGCCGGAGACATCGCTTGAAGATGCACAAGCTGCCAAGCTCACCCGCGCCACGGCGAAGCTCGGCCTCAAGCCCGGCATGACCGTGTTGGAGATTGGCGGCGGCTGGGGTGCCTTTGCCATTCGCATGGCGAAAGAGGGCGCGCATGTGACCTCGCTTAATGTGTCGCCGGAACAGGTGGCGATTGCCGAACAGAAAGCAGAAGAAGCGGGTGTGTCCGACCGTGTTGATTTCGTGTTGAAGGACTACCGGGAATATGAAGGTCAGTTCGACCGGGTGGTTTCCGTCGGCATGATGGAACATGTGGGCATTGGGCATTTTGACGATTATTTCGGTACGGTGCGCGATCTCCTGAAACCCGATGGCTATGCCTTTATCCATTCCATTGGGCGCAGCACCCAGCCGGGCACAACCGGGCCTTTCTTCCGGAAGTATATTTTCCCGGGGGGCTATGTGCCTGCGCTGTCAGAGACGTTTGAAGCGCTGGAGCGGCAGGGCCTCTGGGTTGATGATATGGAAGTGTTACGTCTCCATTATTATTACACGCTCAGAGATTGGCGGACGCGCTTTACGGCGAACCGCGCAAAAGCCGCAGAACTTTATGACGAACGCTTCTGTCGCATGTGGGAGTTTTATCTAGGCGCCGCTGAGCTTGGCTTCCTGCATGGGTCCAACATGGTGTTCCAGCTTCTGCTCTCGCCCGCACGGGATGCCGTGCCGCTCAATCGGAACTTCATTGTGGATGCGGAGCGCGCCATGATTGCCCGAGACGCAACTGGGCAGGACAGTTCGAACACCTGA
- a CDS encoding helix-turn-helix protein, producing MLQDSLEQAVKSFHTQEYADLIQGLIEARKSAGLTQQEVADALGKPQSYVAKIEGCERRLDIAEFVDYARALMCDPAELLHATPKAT from the coding sequence GTGCTTCAAGATTCTTTGGAGCAGGCGGTGAAGAGTTTTCATACTCAAGAATATGCGGACCTTATTCAGGGCCTCATCGAGGCACGCAAAAGCGCAGGCCTCACGCAGCAGGAAGTTGCCGATGCGCTCGGAAAACCACAATCCTATGTTGCAAAAATAGAAGGCTGCGAGCGCCGCTTAGACATCGCCGAATTTGTCGATTATGCCCGCGCCCTCATGTGCGATCCCGCTGAGCTCCTGCACGCGACGCCTAAAGCAACATAG
- the msrQ gene encoding protein-methionine-sulfoxide reductase heme-binding subunit MsrQ has protein sequence MTSLKAFFNSPYFFWALIALPSVAMINGALSGRDLESLLHPTGEFAARFMIIAMMLTPLRMMFPSARPIRWLMARRRYLGVAAFGYAALHTLYYVIDLGTLDAVMTDVVKLGIWTGWVAFLIFVPLVLTSNTASVRAMGPGWQTLQRLVYLAAVMTLLHWITIHNTFGGALAHFLPLAALEAYRIWKVRIDRNSDETGSATT, from the coding sequence ATGACGTCTCTCAAAGCCTTCTTCAATTCCCCGTATTTTTTCTGGGCGCTCATCGCCCTGCCGTCTGTGGCAATGATCAATGGGGCGCTCAGCGGGCGTGACCTTGAAAGCCTGTTGCATCCGACGGGGGAGTTTGCCGCGCGTTTCATGATTATCGCCATGATGCTGACACCGCTCCGCATGATGTTCCCGAGTGCGCGTCCCATCCGTTGGCTGATGGCGCGGCGGCGGTATCTCGGTGTCGCGGCGTTCGGCTATGCGGCGCTTCACACGCTCTATTATGTGATTGATCTCGGCACGCTTGATGCGGTGATGACCGATGTGGTGAAGCTCGGCATCTGGACAGGCTGGGTCGCGTTCCTGATCTTTGTACCCCTGGTGCTTACGTCTAACACCGCGTCGGTCAGGGCGATGGGCCCTGGCTGGCAAACGCTTCAGCGGCTCGTCTATCTGGCGGCTGTTATGACGCTGCTTCACTGGATCACCATCCACAATACGTTTGGTGGCGCGCTTGCGCACTTCCTGCCGCTGGCAGCGCTGGAAGCTTACCGGATTTGGAAGGTCAGGATCGATAGAAACTCAGATGAAACCGGTTCAGCTACGACGTAG
- the sodC gene encoding superoxide dismutase (Cu-Zn), with protein MSRSVFAAALTVALFSATPSFAEDAAQPVMAKATLINTDGEEAGMATLTQGPSGVLIHVKVEGLTPGKHGLHLHAHGVCEPHEGFKTAKGHVGKVPGGHGLLNPEGPEPGDIPNIFVGADGVGEMEAFTSLVSLVEGPNNLLDDDGSTFIIHENADDHLTQPIGGAGARVACGVIEAD; from the coding sequence ATGTCCCGTTCTGTCTTCGCCGCCGCCCTGACTGTTGCTTTGTTCTCTGCGACACCGAGTTTTGCTGAGGACGCGGCCCAGCCCGTGATGGCCAAGGCCACGCTGATCAATACGGACGGTGAGGAAGCAGGCATGGCCACGCTCACCCAGGGTCCGAGCGGTGTGCTTATTCATGTGAAGGTAGAAGGTCTTACCCCCGGCAAGCACGGGCTGCACCTCCACGCTCACGGTGTGTGCGAACCTCATGAAGGCTTCAAAACAGCCAAAGGCCATGTGGGCAAGGTTCCCGGCGGCCATGGGCTGTTGAACCCTGAAGGGCCGGAGCCTGGCGATATTCCAAACATCTTTGTCGGTGCTGACGGTGTGGGCGAGATGGAGGCCTTTACCTCCCTCGTATCCCTTGTTGAGGGGCCGAACAATCTGCTGGATGACGACGGCTCCACCTTCATCATTCATGAAAATGCAGATGATCACCTGACCCAGCCGATTGGTGGCGCGGGTGCGCGGGTTGCCTGCGGTGTGATCGAGGCGGACTGA
- a CDS encoding hypothetical protein (domain of unknown function (DUF4166)), whose translation MKQEQTLKILIMGGYGVFGGRLAELLSDVSDLELIIAGRSHMKASAFCKSYKGAATVTPLQLDRSNIEEGIQTAQPDVVVDASGPFQNYGSNPYSVITACIKQKTNYLDFADSADFVFGVSQFDAAAKEANIYILSGVSSFPVLTAAVLREIAKDMDIVTVEGGIAPSPYAGIGLNVMRAVVGYAGSRVKLTRGGKPGTAIGLAEHRRFTIAPPGEIPLRNIHFSLVDVPDLQVIPPEHETLRDIWMGAGPVPETLHRILNLLAKARAVFGLPSFVPLAPLFYRVLNLMKFGEHRGGMFVHVRGTKNDIETERTWHLLAEGDDGPYIPSMAIECLVRKRLKGNIPDPGARPATRALDLADYQTLFAKRTISTGFRAGDEKTKPLYQQILGTAFTVLPTPVQALHATREPRRWAGTACVQRGKNIFARTIARAIGFPNSGTSTPITVELVPSEKGERWTRNFGSKTFSSLQQIGAGKNNHLLLERFGPIEVALALTVKDNRLFLIPRRWTLFGLPMPKFLLPAGNSHEREQNGHFYFDVEIAVPLIGLIVSYEGELRPA comes from the coding sequence ATGAAGCAGGAGCAGACTTTGAAAATACTGATTATGGGAGGATATGGCGTCTTCGGAGGAAGACTAGCCGAACTCCTTTCCGACGTTTCTGACCTCGAACTGATTATCGCTGGCAGGTCACACATGAAAGCGTCTGCCTTCTGCAAGTCCTATAAAGGCGCAGCAACGGTCACACCTCTTCAACTAGACCGCAGCAACATCGAAGAAGGCATTCAGACAGCACAGCCAGATGTGGTCGTTGATGCCTCGGGACCTTTTCAGAACTACGGAAGCAACCCCTACAGTGTAATCACTGCCTGCATTAAGCAGAAAACAAACTATCTGGATTTTGCAGATTCAGCAGACTTCGTCTTCGGGGTTTCCCAGTTCGACGCAGCTGCCAAAGAAGCCAACATCTATATCCTGTCGGGAGTGAGCAGCTTCCCCGTCTTAACCGCAGCCGTTCTGCGCGAGATAGCCAAGGACATGGACATAGTCACAGTGGAAGGCGGCATTGCACCTTCACCCTATGCAGGGATTGGGCTAAACGTGATGCGTGCTGTTGTCGGCTATGCAGGAAGCCGGGTGAAGCTGACACGAGGCGGCAAGCCGGGAACAGCCATCGGCCTTGCCGAACATAGAAGATTCACCATCGCCCCACCAGGCGAGATACCCCTACGCAATATCCACTTCTCACTGGTAGATGTGCCAGACCTTCAGGTGATCCCGCCTGAACATGAAACACTCCGCGACATCTGGATGGGCGCGGGGCCTGTTCCCGAAACACTGCACCGCATTCTCAATCTACTCGCCAAAGCGCGAGCGGTATTTGGGTTACCGTCCTTTGTCCCGCTCGCCCCACTTTTCTATCGAGTTCTGAACTTGATGAAGTTTGGGGAGCATCGCGGCGGCATGTTTGTCCACGTGCGAGGAACGAAGAACGACATCGAGACGGAACGAACCTGGCATTTGCTCGCAGAGGGGGATGACGGCCCTTACATCCCGTCCATGGCCATCGAATGCCTCGTAAGGAAACGCCTCAAGGGTAACATCCCCGACCCCGGCGCAAGGCCGGCAACCCGTGCGCTTGATCTTGCTGACTACCAAACATTGTTTGCAAAGCGCACAATCTCTACGGGGTTTCGCGCAGGCGACGAAAAGACCAAGCCCCTATATCAGCAAATACTGGGGACCGCGTTCACCGTGCTGCCCACCCCAGTGCAAGCGCTCCACGCCACCCGCGAACCCCGCAGGTGGGCCGGTACGGCATGCGTCCAACGTGGTAAAAACATTTTCGCCAGAACAATCGCACGGGCGATCGGCTTTCCCAACAGTGGCACGAGCACCCCCATCACTGTGGAACTCGTTCCATCTGAAAAGGGGGAACGATGGACCAGAAACTTCGGCAGTAAAACCTTCAGCTCCCTTCAACAGATCGGCGCGGGTAAAAACAACCACCTATTGCTAGAACGCTTTGGACCAATTGAGGTGGCGCTGGCTCTCACCGTCAAAGACAACAGGCTTTTCCTCATTCCACGTAGGTGGACCCTGTTTGGCCTGCCCATGCCAAAATTTCTATTGCCCGCCGGAAACAGCCATGAGCGGGAACAGAACGGGCATTTCTATTTCGATGTTGAAATTGCGGTACCCCTCATCGGACTGATCGTATCCTATGAAGGAGAACTGCGCCCTGCCTGA